A genomic segment from Lutzomyia longipalpis isolate SR_M1_2022 chromosome 3, ASM2433408v1 encodes:
- the LOC129793353 gene encoding ATP-dependent zinc metalloprotease YME1L isoform X2, with product MFSLNYHSQQILFHLSQATPKRNNVTLKKQKTKKNVVTQHHNIDRAIFCPISFAEVIRNMRYSPFPASQMLSNINLEHLCFVLYPEKRVLKEKSQFSVSYVPEDSFNTNRVGSRVIAEISGNLLSKKVTNSLKTGIQIRSFKTDRSVVAEMKRNPGIMSRVRDAFGPNRSTTTLDSPSPTSSSETLTKLLQQVDDAGVNGEQKQRLKVAFAEGYLAANNTDGSKGSRTMKYLKIVIILVFLGIFFSLFSSTSGSVFSNSQNRIQLGNQVEVDPEEISVTFEDVKGCDEAKQELKEVVEFLKNPDKFSNLGGKLPKGVLLVGPPGTGKTLLARAIAGEAGVPFFHAAGPEFDEVLVGQGARRVRDLFKAAKERAPCVIFIDEIDSVGAKRTNSVLHPYANQTINQLLSEMDGFHQNEGVIVLGATNRRDDLDQALLRPGRFDVEVVVPTPDFGGRKEILTLYLAKILHKDIDIDTLARGTTGFTGADLENMVNQAALRAAIDGAEVVTMKHLESARDKVLMGPEKKARVPDEEANKITAYHEGGHAIVAYFTKESHPIHKVTIMPRGPSLGHTSYIPEKERYHVTKAQLLAMMDTMMGGRAAEELVFGPENITSGAGSDLKQATSIATHMVKDWGMSERVGLRTIEGAKGLQPSESLGPNTVEQVDAEIKKILSDSYERAKAILKAHPKEHKALAEALLKYETLDSEDVKAIMGGSKISQESKTS from the exons ATGTTTTCCCTCAATTACCATAGTCAA CAAATACTTTTCCACCTAAGTCAAGCAACACCCAAAAGAAATAATGTTACCCTAAAGAAAcagaaaacgaagaaaaatgtGGTTACACAGCATCATAATATCGATAGGGCGATTTTCTGCCCAATCAGTTTTGCCGAGGTCATTCGCAACATGCGTTATTCTCCGTTTCCTGCAAGTCAAATGCTATCAAACATCAATCTGGAACATCTATGCTTTGTTCTTTATCCAGAAAAAAGGgtacttaaagaaaaatcccagtTTTCCGTGAGTTACGTTCCGGAAGATTCGTTTAATACAAATCGTGTAGGAAGTAGGGTAATAGCAGAAATTTCGGGAAACCTTTTGAGTAAAAAGGTCACTAATAGTCTTAAGACCGGCATACAGATCCGTAGCTTTAAGACTGATCGATCAGTTGTTGCTGAGATGAAAAGGAATCCAGGCATAATGTCTCGAGTCCGGGATGCATTcg GTCCAAATCGTAGTACTACAACACTCGATTCGCCTAGTCCCACATCTAGTAGTGAGACGTTGACTAAACTATTACAGCAAGTAGATGATGCGGGGGTTAATGGGGAGCAGAAACAAAGACTAAAGGTGGCCTTTGCCGAAGGATACCTAGCTGCAAACAATACCGATGGGTCCAAAGGTAGCCGAACGATGAAGTACCTCAAG ATCGTTATTATATTAGTATTTCTCGGAATTTTCTTCAGTCTCTTCTCTTCAACAAGTGGCTCAGTCTTTAg TAATTCCCAAAATAGGATTCAGCTAGGCAACCAAGTTGAAGTGGACCCTGAAGAAATCAGTGTTACCTTTGAGGATGTCAAGGGCTGCGACGAGGCAAAGCAAGAATTGAAGGAGGTGGTGGAATTTCTAAAAAATCCTGACAAGTTTTCCaatttgggaggaaaattgcCCAAGGGCGTACTGTTGGTGGGACCCCCAGGCACTGGAAAAACTCTCCTAGCACGTGCAATTGCTGGTGAAGCTGGTGTGCCATTTTTCCACGCCGCTGGACCGGAATTCGATGAAGTTTTGGTGGGACAAGGAGCTAGACGCGttagagatttatttaaagctGCAAAAGAGAGAGCTCCGtgtgtaatttttattgatgagATAGACTCGGTAGGAGCTAAAAGAACCAACTCCGTACTACACCCATATGCAAACCAAACTATAAATCAGCTTTTGTCCGAAATGGATGGCTTTCATCAAAATGAGGGAGTCATTGTTTTGGGCGCTACTAATAGACGAGACGATCTAGATCAAGCCCTTTTGCGCCCTGGACGATTTGACGTAGAAGTTGTGGTACCGACACCAGACTTTGGAGGACGTAAAGAAATTCTCACACTTTACCtggcaaaaattcttcataaagATATCGACATTGACACCCTAGCGCGTGGTACAACAGGTTTTACAGGAGctgatttggaaaatatggtAAACCAGGCTGCTCTACGAGCTGCCATTGATGGAGCCGAAGTGGTAACGATGAAACACCTTGAGAGTGCTCGTGACAAAGTTCTTATGGGTCCCGAGAAAAAAGCCCGCGTGCCAGATGAGGAGGCAAATAAAATTACGGCTTACCATGAAGGTGGGCATGCAATAGTTGcgtattttacaaaagaatccCATCCAATTCACAAAGTCACAATTATGCCACGGGGTCCCTCGCTTGGACACACATCTTATATACCAGAGAAGGAACGCTACCATGTAACAAAAGCTCAACTTCTGGCCATGATGGATACAATGATGGGTGGTAGGGCAGCAGAAGAATTAGTTTTTGGACCAGAGAATATTACATCCGGAGCTGGAAGCGACCTCAAGCAAGCTACTTCAATTGCAACGCATATGGTTAAAGACTGGGGAATGTCAGAAAGAGTGGGCCTACGCACCATTGAAGGTGCAAAAGGATTGCAACCCAGTGAATCTCTTGGTCCCAATACAGTTGAGCAG GTTGATgcagagattaaaaaaattttaagtgatAGCTATGAGAGAGCTAAAGCTATTCTTAAAGCACATCCAAAGGAACACAAAGCCCTTGCCGAAGCGCTCCTAAAGTACGAAACGCTCGATTCTGAAGATGTGAAAGCCATCATGGGAGGTTCCAAAATTTCACAAGAGTCAAAAACATCAtag
- the LOC129793353 gene encoding ATP-dependent zinc metalloprotease YME1L isoform X3 — translation MFSLNYHSQQILFHLSQATPKRNNVTLKKQKTKKNVVTQHHNIDRAIFCPISFAEVIRNMRYSPFPASQMLSNINLEHLCFVLYPEKRVLKEKSQFSVSYVPEDSFNTNRVGSRVIAEISGNLLSKKVTNSLKTGIQIRSFKTDRSVVAEMKRNPGIMSRVRDAFGPNRSTTTLDSPSPTSSSETLTKLLQQVDDAGVNGEQKQRLKVAFAEGYLAANNTDGSKGSRTMKYLKVLQQIVIILVFLGIFFSLFSSTSGSVFRIQLGNQVEVDPEEISVTFEDVKGCDEAKQELKEVVEFLKNPDKFSNLGGKLPKGVLLVGPPGTGKTLLARAIAGEAGVPFFHAAGPEFDEVLVGQGARRVRDLFKAAKERAPCVIFIDEIDSVGAKRTNSVLHPYANQTINQLLSEMDGFHQNEGVIVLGATNRRDDLDQALLRPGRFDVEVVVPTPDFGGRKEILTLYLAKILHKDIDIDTLARGTTGFTGADLENMVNQAALRAAIDGAEVVTMKHLESARDKVLMGPEKKARVPDEEANKITAYHEGGHAIVAYFTKESHPIHKVTIMPRGPSLGHTSYIPEKERYHVTKAQLLAMMDTMMGGRAAEELVFGPENITSGAGSDLKQATSIATHMVKDWGMSERVGLRTIEGAKGLQPSESLGPNTVEQVDAEIKKILSDSYERAKAILKAHPKEHKALAEALLKYETLDSEDVKAIMGGSKISQESKTS, via the exons ATGTTTTCCCTCAATTACCATAGTCAA CAAATACTTTTCCACCTAAGTCAAGCAACACCCAAAAGAAATAATGTTACCCTAAAGAAAcagaaaacgaagaaaaatgtGGTTACACAGCATCATAATATCGATAGGGCGATTTTCTGCCCAATCAGTTTTGCCGAGGTCATTCGCAACATGCGTTATTCTCCGTTTCCTGCAAGTCAAATGCTATCAAACATCAATCTGGAACATCTATGCTTTGTTCTTTATCCAGAAAAAAGGgtacttaaagaaaaatcccagtTTTCCGTGAGTTACGTTCCGGAAGATTCGTTTAATACAAATCGTGTAGGAAGTAGGGTAATAGCAGAAATTTCGGGAAACCTTTTGAGTAAAAAGGTCACTAATAGTCTTAAGACCGGCATACAGATCCGTAGCTTTAAGACTGATCGATCAGTTGTTGCTGAGATGAAAAGGAATCCAGGCATAATGTCTCGAGTCCGGGATGCATTcg GTCCAAATCGTAGTACTACAACACTCGATTCGCCTAGTCCCACATCTAGTAGTGAGACGTTGACTAAACTATTACAGCAAGTAGATGATGCGGGGGTTAATGGGGAGCAGAAACAAAGACTAAAGGTGGCCTTTGCCGAAGGATACCTAGCTGCAAACAATACCGATGGGTCCAAAGGTAGCCGAACGATGAAGTACCTCAAG GTACTTCAACAGATCGTTATTATATTAGTATTTCTCGGAATTTTCTTCAGTCTCTTCTCTTCAACAAGTGGCTCAGTCTTTAg GATTCAGCTAGGCAACCAAGTTGAAGTGGACCCTGAAGAAATCAGTGTTACCTTTGAGGATGTCAAGGGCTGCGACGAGGCAAAGCAAGAATTGAAGGAGGTGGTGGAATTTCTAAAAAATCCTGACAAGTTTTCCaatttgggaggaaaattgcCCAAGGGCGTACTGTTGGTGGGACCCCCAGGCACTGGAAAAACTCTCCTAGCACGTGCAATTGCTGGTGAAGCTGGTGTGCCATTTTTCCACGCCGCTGGACCGGAATTCGATGAAGTTTTGGTGGGACAAGGAGCTAGACGCGttagagatttatttaaagctGCAAAAGAGAGAGCTCCGtgtgtaatttttattgatgagATAGACTCGGTAGGAGCTAAAAGAACCAACTCCGTACTACACCCATATGCAAACCAAACTATAAATCAGCTTTTGTCCGAAATGGATGGCTTTCATCAAAATGAGGGAGTCATTGTTTTGGGCGCTACTAATAGACGAGACGATCTAGATCAAGCCCTTTTGCGCCCTGGACGATTTGACGTAGAAGTTGTGGTACCGACACCAGACTTTGGAGGACGTAAAGAAATTCTCACACTTTACCtggcaaaaattcttcataaagATATCGACATTGACACCCTAGCGCGTGGTACAACAGGTTTTACAGGAGctgatttggaaaatatggtAAACCAGGCTGCTCTACGAGCTGCCATTGATGGAGCCGAAGTGGTAACGATGAAACACCTTGAGAGTGCTCGTGACAAAGTTCTTATGGGTCCCGAGAAAAAAGCCCGCGTGCCAGATGAGGAGGCAAATAAAATTACGGCTTACCATGAAGGTGGGCATGCAATAGTTGcgtattttacaaaagaatccCATCCAATTCACAAAGTCACAATTATGCCACGGGGTCCCTCGCTTGGACACACATCTTATATACCAGAGAAGGAACGCTACCATGTAACAAAAGCTCAACTTCTGGCCATGATGGATACAATGATGGGTGGTAGGGCAGCAGAAGAATTAGTTTTTGGACCAGAGAATATTACATCCGGAGCTGGAAGCGACCTCAAGCAAGCTACTTCAATTGCAACGCATATGGTTAAAGACTGGGGAATGTCAGAAAGAGTGGGCCTACGCACCATTGAAGGTGCAAAAGGATTGCAACCCAGTGAATCTCTTGGTCCCAATACAGTTGAGCAG GTTGATgcagagattaaaaaaattttaagtgatAGCTATGAGAGAGCTAAAGCTATTCTTAAAGCACATCCAAAGGAACACAAAGCCCTTGCCGAAGCGCTCCTAAAGTACGAAACGCTCGATTCTGAAGATGTGAAAGCCATCATGGGAGGTTCCAAAATTTCACAAGAGTCAAAAACATCAtag
- the LOC129793353 gene encoding ATP-dependent zinc metalloprotease YME1L isoform X1, whose translation MFSLNYHSQQILFHLSQATPKRNNVTLKKQKTKKNVVTQHHNIDRAIFCPISFAEVIRNMRYSPFPASQMLSNINLEHLCFVLYPEKRVLKEKSQFSVSYVPEDSFNTNRVGSRVIAEISGNLLSKKVTNSLKTGIQIRSFKTDRSVVAEMKRNPGIMSRVRDAFGPNRSTTTLDSPSPTSSSETLTKLLQQVDDAGVNGEQKQRLKVAFAEGYLAANNTDGSKGSRTMKYLKVLQQIVIILVFLGIFFSLFSSTSGSVFSNSQNRIQLGNQVEVDPEEISVTFEDVKGCDEAKQELKEVVEFLKNPDKFSNLGGKLPKGVLLVGPPGTGKTLLARAIAGEAGVPFFHAAGPEFDEVLVGQGARRVRDLFKAAKERAPCVIFIDEIDSVGAKRTNSVLHPYANQTINQLLSEMDGFHQNEGVIVLGATNRRDDLDQALLRPGRFDVEVVVPTPDFGGRKEILTLYLAKILHKDIDIDTLARGTTGFTGADLENMVNQAALRAAIDGAEVVTMKHLESARDKVLMGPEKKARVPDEEANKITAYHEGGHAIVAYFTKESHPIHKVTIMPRGPSLGHTSYIPEKERYHVTKAQLLAMMDTMMGGRAAEELVFGPENITSGAGSDLKQATSIATHMVKDWGMSERVGLRTIEGAKGLQPSESLGPNTVEQVDAEIKKILSDSYERAKAILKAHPKEHKALAEALLKYETLDSEDVKAIMGGSKISQESKTS comes from the exons ATGTTTTCCCTCAATTACCATAGTCAA CAAATACTTTTCCACCTAAGTCAAGCAACACCCAAAAGAAATAATGTTACCCTAAAGAAAcagaaaacgaagaaaaatgtGGTTACACAGCATCATAATATCGATAGGGCGATTTTCTGCCCAATCAGTTTTGCCGAGGTCATTCGCAACATGCGTTATTCTCCGTTTCCTGCAAGTCAAATGCTATCAAACATCAATCTGGAACATCTATGCTTTGTTCTTTATCCAGAAAAAAGGgtacttaaagaaaaatcccagtTTTCCGTGAGTTACGTTCCGGAAGATTCGTTTAATACAAATCGTGTAGGAAGTAGGGTAATAGCAGAAATTTCGGGAAACCTTTTGAGTAAAAAGGTCACTAATAGTCTTAAGACCGGCATACAGATCCGTAGCTTTAAGACTGATCGATCAGTTGTTGCTGAGATGAAAAGGAATCCAGGCATAATGTCTCGAGTCCGGGATGCATTcg GTCCAAATCGTAGTACTACAACACTCGATTCGCCTAGTCCCACATCTAGTAGTGAGACGTTGACTAAACTATTACAGCAAGTAGATGATGCGGGGGTTAATGGGGAGCAGAAACAAAGACTAAAGGTGGCCTTTGCCGAAGGATACCTAGCTGCAAACAATACCGATGGGTCCAAAGGTAGCCGAACGATGAAGTACCTCAAG GTACTTCAACAGATCGTTATTATATTAGTATTTCTCGGAATTTTCTTCAGTCTCTTCTCTTCAACAAGTGGCTCAGTCTTTAg TAATTCCCAAAATAGGATTCAGCTAGGCAACCAAGTTGAAGTGGACCCTGAAGAAATCAGTGTTACCTTTGAGGATGTCAAGGGCTGCGACGAGGCAAAGCAAGAATTGAAGGAGGTGGTGGAATTTCTAAAAAATCCTGACAAGTTTTCCaatttgggaggaaaattgcCCAAGGGCGTACTGTTGGTGGGACCCCCAGGCACTGGAAAAACTCTCCTAGCACGTGCAATTGCTGGTGAAGCTGGTGTGCCATTTTTCCACGCCGCTGGACCGGAATTCGATGAAGTTTTGGTGGGACAAGGAGCTAGACGCGttagagatttatttaaagctGCAAAAGAGAGAGCTCCGtgtgtaatttttattgatgagATAGACTCGGTAGGAGCTAAAAGAACCAACTCCGTACTACACCCATATGCAAACCAAACTATAAATCAGCTTTTGTCCGAAATGGATGGCTTTCATCAAAATGAGGGAGTCATTGTTTTGGGCGCTACTAATAGACGAGACGATCTAGATCAAGCCCTTTTGCGCCCTGGACGATTTGACGTAGAAGTTGTGGTACCGACACCAGACTTTGGAGGACGTAAAGAAATTCTCACACTTTACCtggcaaaaattcttcataaagATATCGACATTGACACCCTAGCGCGTGGTACAACAGGTTTTACAGGAGctgatttggaaaatatggtAAACCAGGCTGCTCTACGAGCTGCCATTGATGGAGCCGAAGTGGTAACGATGAAACACCTTGAGAGTGCTCGTGACAAAGTTCTTATGGGTCCCGAGAAAAAAGCCCGCGTGCCAGATGAGGAGGCAAATAAAATTACGGCTTACCATGAAGGTGGGCATGCAATAGTTGcgtattttacaaaagaatccCATCCAATTCACAAAGTCACAATTATGCCACGGGGTCCCTCGCTTGGACACACATCTTATATACCAGAGAAGGAACGCTACCATGTAACAAAAGCTCAACTTCTGGCCATGATGGATACAATGATGGGTGGTAGGGCAGCAGAAGAATTAGTTTTTGGACCAGAGAATATTACATCCGGAGCTGGAAGCGACCTCAAGCAAGCTACTTCAATTGCAACGCATATGGTTAAAGACTGGGGAATGTCAGAAAGAGTGGGCCTACGCACCATTGAAGGTGCAAAAGGATTGCAACCCAGTGAATCTCTTGGTCCCAATACAGTTGAGCAG GTTGATgcagagattaaaaaaattttaagtgatAGCTATGAGAGAGCTAAAGCTATTCTTAAAGCACATCCAAAGGAACACAAAGCCCTTGCCGAAGCGCTCCTAAAGTACGAAACGCTCGATTCTGAAGATGTGAAAGCCATCATGGGAGGTTCCAAAATTTCACAAGAGTCAAAAACATCAtag
- the LOC129793353 gene encoding ATP-dependent zinc metalloprotease YME1L isoform X4, whose translation MFSLNYHSQQILFHLSQATPKRNNVTLKKQKTKKNVVTQHHNIDRAIFCPISFAEVIRNMRYSPFPASQMLSNINLEHLCFVLYPEKRVLKEKSQFSVSYVPEDSFNTNRVGSRVIAEISGNLLSKKVTNSLKTGIQIRSFKTDRSVVAEMKRNPGIMSRVRDAFGPNRSTTTLDSPSPTSSSETLTKLLQQVDDAGVNGEQKQRLKVAFAEGYLAANNTDGSKGSRTMKYLKIVIILVFLGIFFSLFSSTSGSVFRIQLGNQVEVDPEEISVTFEDVKGCDEAKQELKEVVEFLKNPDKFSNLGGKLPKGVLLVGPPGTGKTLLARAIAGEAGVPFFHAAGPEFDEVLVGQGARRVRDLFKAAKERAPCVIFIDEIDSVGAKRTNSVLHPYANQTINQLLSEMDGFHQNEGVIVLGATNRRDDLDQALLRPGRFDVEVVVPTPDFGGRKEILTLYLAKILHKDIDIDTLARGTTGFTGADLENMVNQAALRAAIDGAEVVTMKHLESARDKVLMGPEKKARVPDEEANKITAYHEGGHAIVAYFTKESHPIHKVTIMPRGPSLGHTSYIPEKERYHVTKAQLLAMMDTMMGGRAAEELVFGPENITSGAGSDLKQATSIATHMVKDWGMSERVGLRTIEGAKGLQPSESLGPNTVEQVDAEIKKILSDSYERAKAILKAHPKEHKALAEALLKYETLDSEDVKAIMGGSKISQESKTS comes from the exons ATGTTTTCCCTCAATTACCATAGTCAA CAAATACTTTTCCACCTAAGTCAAGCAACACCCAAAAGAAATAATGTTACCCTAAAGAAAcagaaaacgaagaaaaatgtGGTTACACAGCATCATAATATCGATAGGGCGATTTTCTGCCCAATCAGTTTTGCCGAGGTCATTCGCAACATGCGTTATTCTCCGTTTCCTGCAAGTCAAATGCTATCAAACATCAATCTGGAACATCTATGCTTTGTTCTTTATCCAGAAAAAAGGgtacttaaagaaaaatcccagtTTTCCGTGAGTTACGTTCCGGAAGATTCGTTTAATACAAATCGTGTAGGAAGTAGGGTAATAGCAGAAATTTCGGGAAACCTTTTGAGTAAAAAGGTCACTAATAGTCTTAAGACCGGCATACAGATCCGTAGCTTTAAGACTGATCGATCAGTTGTTGCTGAGATGAAAAGGAATCCAGGCATAATGTCTCGAGTCCGGGATGCATTcg GTCCAAATCGTAGTACTACAACACTCGATTCGCCTAGTCCCACATCTAGTAGTGAGACGTTGACTAAACTATTACAGCAAGTAGATGATGCGGGGGTTAATGGGGAGCAGAAACAAAGACTAAAGGTGGCCTTTGCCGAAGGATACCTAGCTGCAAACAATACCGATGGGTCCAAAGGTAGCCGAACGATGAAGTACCTCAAG ATCGTTATTATATTAGTATTTCTCGGAATTTTCTTCAGTCTCTTCTCTTCAACAAGTGGCTCAGTCTTTAg GATTCAGCTAGGCAACCAAGTTGAAGTGGACCCTGAAGAAATCAGTGTTACCTTTGAGGATGTCAAGGGCTGCGACGAGGCAAAGCAAGAATTGAAGGAGGTGGTGGAATTTCTAAAAAATCCTGACAAGTTTTCCaatttgggaggaaaattgcCCAAGGGCGTACTGTTGGTGGGACCCCCAGGCACTGGAAAAACTCTCCTAGCACGTGCAATTGCTGGTGAAGCTGGTGTGCCATTTTTCCACGCCGCTGGACCGGAATTCGATGAAGTTTTGGTGGGACAAGGAGCTAGACGCGttagagatttatttaaagctGCAAAAGAGAGAGCTCCGtgtgtaatttttattgatgagATAGACTCGGTAGGAGCTAAAAGAACCAACTCCGTACTACACCCATATGCAAACCAAACTATAAATCAGCTTTTGTCCGAAATGGATGGCTTTCATCAAAATGAGGGAGTCATTGTTTTGGGCGCTACTAATAGACGAGACGATCTAGATCAAGCCCTTTTGCGCCCTGGACGATTTGACGTAGAAGTTGTGGTACCGACACCAGACTTTGGAGGACGTAAAGAAATTCTCACACTTTACCtggcaaaaattcttcataaagATATCGACATTGACACCCTAGCGCGTGGTACAACAGGTTTTACAGGAGctgatttggaaaatatggtAAACCAGGCTGCTCTACGAGCTGCCATTGATGGAGCCGAAGTGGTAACGATGAAACACCTTGAGAGTGCTCGTGACAAAGTTCTTATGGGTCCCGAGAAAAAAGCCCGCGTGCCAGATGAGGAGGCAAATAAAATTACGGCTTACCATGAAGGTGGGCATGCAATAGTTGcgtattttacaaaagaatccCATCCAATTCACAAAGTCACAATTATGCCACGGGGTCCCTCGCTTGGACACACATCTTATATACCAGAGAAGGAACGCTACCATGTAACAAAAGCTCAACTTCTGGCCATGATGGATACAATGATGGGTGGTAGGGCAGCAGAAGAATTAGTTTTTGGACCAGAGAATATTACATCCGGAGCTGGAAGCGACCTCAAGCAAGCTACTTCAATTGCAACGCATATGGTTAAAGACTGGGGAATGTCAGAAAGAGTGGGCCTACGCACCATTGAAGGTGCAAAAGGATTGCAACCCAGTGAATCTCTTGGTCCCAATACAGTTGAGCAG GTTGATgcagagattaaaaaaattttaagtgatAGCTATGAGAGAGCTAAAGCTATTCTTAAAGCACATCCAAAGGAACACAAAGCCCTTGCCGAAGCGCTCCTAAAGTACGAAACGCTCGATTCTGAAGATGTGAAAGCCATCATGGGAGGTTCCAAAATTTCACAAGAGTCAAAAACATCAtag
- the LOC129793426 gene encoding uncharacterized protein LOC129793426 isoform X1, which produces MWSGSESFGYYMRPGKDIVRKKSNLCKPLTSCLSTRMLYECQKPRSLAWCGAHALTCTGREMLIELAINWRDKDSHVSCAELPKKNIIMKIIFVTLLVCLLAFVIVSAVPIDETVVGDVYEADNFNPQDPNSFFKLKKLKKLLLLG; this is translated from the exons ATGTGGAGCGGGTCAGAAAGTTTTGGATATTAT ATGAGACCAGGAAAAGATATTGtccgaaaaaaatcaaatttatgtAAGCCTTTAACGAGTTGTTTGTCAACCAGAATGCTTTATGAATGCCAAAAGCCGAGGAGTTTGGCGTGGTGTGGTGCACACGCTCTCACCTGCACCGGGCGCGAGATGCTGATCGAGCTCGCAATCAACTGGCGCGACAAGGACTCGCATG ttTCCTGTGCagaattaccaaaaaaaaacatcatcatgaaaattatttttgtg ACTCTCTTGGTGTGCTTATTGGCCTTTGTCATTGTGTCTGCCGTACCAATTGATGAGACAGTCGTTGGGGATGTTTACGAAGCGGACAATTTCAACCCACAAGATCCTAATTCCTTCTTTAAGCTCAAAAAACTCAAGAAGCTTCTTCTTCTCGGTTGA
- the LOC129793426 gene encoding uncharacterized protein LOC129793426 isoform X2 produces the protein MRPGKDIVRKKSNLCKPLTSCLSTRMLYECQKPRSLAWCGAHALTCTGREMLIELAINWRDKDSHVSCAELPKKNIIMKIIFVTLLVCLLAFVIVSAVPIDETVVGDVYEADNFNPQDPNSFFKLKKLKKLLLLG, from the exons ATGAGACCAGGAAAAGATATTGtccgaaaaaaatcaaatttatgtAAGCCTTTAACGAGTTGTTTGTCAACCAGAATGCTTTATGAATGCCAAAAGCCGAGGAGTTTGGCGTGGTGTGGTGCACACGCTCTCACCTGCACCGGGCGCGAGATGCTGATCGAGCTCGCAATCAACTGGCGCGACAAGGACTCGCATG ttTCCTGTGCagaattaccaaaaaaaaacatcatcatgaaaattatttttgtg ACTCTCTTGGTGTGCTTATTGGCCTTTGTCATTGTGTCTGCCGTACCAATTGATGAGACAGTCGTTGGGGATGTTTACGAAGCGGACAATTTCAACCCACAAGATCCTAATTCCTTCTTTAAGCTCAAAAAACTCAAGAAGCTTCTTCTTCTCGGTTGA
- the LOC129793426 gene encoding uncharacterized protein LOC129793426 isoform X3, which produces MLYECQKPRSLAWCGAHALTCTGREMLIELAINWRDKDSHVSCAELPKKNIIMKIIFVTLLVCLLAFVIVSAVPIDETVVGDVYEADNFNPQDPNSFFKLKKLKKLLLLG; this is translated from the exons ATGCTTTATGAATGCCAAAAGCCGAGGAGTTTGGCGTGGTGTGGTGCACACGCTCTCACCTGCACCGGGCGCGAGATGCTGATCGAGCTCGCAATCAACTGGCGCGACAAGGACTCGCATG ttTCCTGTGCagaattaccaaaaaaaaacatcatcatgaaaattatttttgtg ACTCTCTTGGTGTGCTTATTGGCCTTTGTCATTGTGTCTGCCGTACCAATTGATGAGACAGTCGTTGGGGATGTTTACGAAGCGGACAATTTCAACCCACAAGATCCTAATTCCTTCTTTAAGCTCAAAAAACTCAAGAAGCTTCTTCTTCTCGGTTGA